One Streptomyces sp. RPA4-2 genomic window carries:
- a CDS encoding DUF397 domain-containing protein: MPHFEFAKSSHSSGNGECVEVARNIPGTVAVRDSKDVDGPIVVVTPSAWAAFAVHVGQGTGRAPQ, translated from the coding sequence GTGCCGCACTTCGAGTTCGCCAAGTCCAGCCACAGCAGCGGCAACGGCGAATGCGTCGAAGTCGCCCGCAACATACCCGGCACCGTCGCCGTCCGTGACTCGAAGGACGTGGACGGGCCCATCGTCGTGGTCACCCCGTCCGCCTGGGCGGCGTTCGCTGTGCACGTGGGGCAGGGAACGGGGCGCGCGCCTCAATGA
- a CDS encoding DUF5753 domain-containing protein, giving the protein MSAVQFTRGNRVSTVLARKLGGELLTLRDTAGLTQPQAAEALSATAAKVAKMERGWVPFRDPDIQILCDLYGVTDPKAVERLLNLAKTDRERRKAKGWWNQYPELRSLVEYVALEDIATGIRTWQGAFVPGLLQTPDYARALAIGNADWDDPDDIERFVEAKIARQARLTDTNPLSLWAVVGEGALRQLVGGQEVMRAQLAHLAEASRLPNVRLQVLPFFAGSHPGMTSAFSVVSFAEPGAMDVVYMDTTSSTLWLESEADAARHNATFERVARSGLALRDSTALIERIRKEL; this is encoded by the coding sequence GTGAGCGCAGTCCAGTTCACGCGCGGCAACCGCGTATCCACCGTCCTCGCACGCAAGTTGGGCGGTGAACTGCTGACGCTGCGCGACACGGCCGGCCTGACACAGCCACAAGCCGCGGAGGCACTTTCGGCGACCGCGGCCAAGGTCGCCAAGATGGAACGGGGCTGGGTACCCTTCCGCGATCCCGACATCCAGATCCTGTGCGACTTGTACGGCGTGACCGATCCGAAGGCCGTGGAACGGCTGCTGAATCTCGCCAAGACGGACCGGGAGCGCCGCAAGGCCAAGGGGTGGTGGAACCAGTACCCCGAGCTTCGCTCTCTGGTCGAGTACGTGGCCCTCGAGGACATCGCGACCGGCATCCGTACCTGGCAAGGGGCCTTCGTCCCCGGCCTCTTGCAGACTCCGGACTACGCCCGGGCTCTCGCGATCGGCAACGCCGACTGGGACGACCCCGACGACATCGAGCGCTTCGTCGAGGCGAAGATCGCGCGGCAGGCACGCTTGACGGACACGAACCCTCTCAGCCTGTGGGCTGTCGTGGGCGAGGGCGCACTGCGCCAGCTCGTCGGCGGCCAAGAGGTCATGCGCGCACAACTGGCGCACCTGGCGGAAGCCTCCCGTCTGCCCAATGTCAGGCTTCAGGTGCTCCCCTTCTTCGCCGGTTCCCATCCCGGGATGACCAGCGCCTTCAGCGTCGTCTCGTTCGCCGAACCCGGCGCGATGGACGTGGTCTACATGGACACCACCTCGTCTACCCTGTGGCTGGAGAGCGAGGCCGATGCCGCGCGCCACAACGCCACATTCGAACGGGTTGCCCGGAGCGGACTCGCGCTTCGCGATTCCACCGCACTGATCGAACGTATCCGCAAGGAGCTGTGA
- a CDS encoding ATP-binding protein, whose product MTNSCPPPSRPAKGNDCYDAVSYTPYPGNISRARRRVAQLAVDWGHPGVAGDAALLASELCTNALLHGCLRDRLFRVETSLTGTTLRVAVTDPRGERLPHPGTPGADDQFGRGLLIVRTLANRWAVEKLAVGKTVWAELDIRGDLDA is encoded by the coding sequence GTGACCAACTCCTGCCCTCCTCCCTCCCGACCCGCCAAGGGCAACGACTGTTACGACGCCGTCAGTTACACCCCGTACCCGGGCAACATCTCCCGCGCCCGCAGACGCGTCGCCCAGCTCGCCGTCGACTGGGGCCACCCCGGCGTCGCCGGCGACGCGGCCCTGCTGGCGAGCGAGTTGTGTACGAACGCCCTGCTCCACGGGTGCTTACGGGACCGTCTGTTCCGTGTCGAGACGTCGCTGACCGGCACCACGCTGCGCGTCGCCGTGACCGACCCGAGAGGTGAGCGGCTTCCGCATCCCGGCACGCCCGGCGCGGACGACCAGTTCGGCCGCGGCCTCCTCATCGTCCGCACGCTCGCGAACCGCTGGGCCGTGGAGAAACTCGCCGTCGGCAAGACCGTCTGGGCGGAGCTGGACATACGCGGGGACCTCGATGCCTGA
- a CDS encoding M20 family metallopeptidase: MSREHEADVPGGAALPGTLPDALRAELIAFRRDMHMHPELGNHEFRTTAALKARLEQAGLKPRVLDIGTGLICDIGIDGSGEPDGAVDGGRGMLALRADIDALPIPDTKSDCAYRSTVPDRAHACGHDVHTTVVLGAGLVLAELHRQGLLPHPVRLIFQPAEEVLPGGAPDAIESGVLDGVGRIIGVHCDPKVDAGRIGLRHGPITSACDRLEVSLDGAGGHTARPHLTTDLVTAAARVVTDVPSLVARRVDARSGLAVTWGRIESGHACNVIPQHAELSGTVRCLDLEAWRQAPDLVHEAIDEIANLYRAKSEINYIRGVPPVVNDPAVTELLHDAMTSRRGPYSVEDTEQSLGGEDFSWYLEHVPGAMARLGVRTPGERTTRDLHRGDFDADESAITVGVELFTAAALLDAIR, translated from the coding sequence ATGTCCCGAGAGCACGAGGCCGATGTCCCCGGGGGAGCGGCGCTCCCCGGCACCCTGCCCGACGCCCTGCGTGCCGAGCTGATCGCGTTCCGGCGCGACATGCACATGCACCCGGAGCTCGGCAACCACGAGTTCCGTACCACCGCGGCGCTCAAGGCACGCCTGGAGCAGGCGGGCCTCAAGCCCCGCGTGCTCGACATCGGGACCGGGCTCATCTGTGACATCGGGATCGACGGGAGCGGGGAACCGGACGGCGCGGTGGACGGCGGACGCGGCATGCTCGCCCTGCGTGCGGACATCGACGCACTGCCCATCCCGGACACGAAGAGTGACTGCGCCTACCGCTCGACCGTGCCCGACCGCGCGCACGCCTGCGGCCACGACGTGCACACGACCGTCGTCCTCGGCGCCGGGCTCGTCCTCGCCGAGCTGCACCGCCAGGGACTGCTGCCGCACCCCGTACGGCTCATCTTCCAGCCCGCCGAAGAGGTCCTGCCCGGGGGCGCGCCCGACGCCATCGAGTCCGGAGTACTGGACGGCGTGGGGCGGATCATCGGCGTGCACTGCGACCCGAAGGTCGACGCCGGGCGGATCGGACTGCGCCACGGTCCCATCACCTCCGCCTGCGACCGGCTGGAGGTCTCACTCGACGGCGCCGGCGGCCACACCGCGCGCCCCCACCTCACCACCGACCTCGTCACCGCCGCCGCGCGTGTCGTGACCGACGTGCCGTCCCTCGTCGCCCGGCGCGTGGACGCCCGCAGTGGGCTCGCGGTGACCTGGGGACGGATCGAGTCCGGGCACGCGTGCAACGTCATCCCGCAGCACGCCGAACTCTCCGGAACCGTACGGTGCCTCGACCTGGAGGCCTGGCGGCAGGCGCCCGACCTGGTGCACGAGGCCATCGACGAGATCGCGAACCTGTACCGCGCCAAGTCCGAGATCAACTACATCCGGGGCGTCCCGCCGGTCGTCAACGACCCGGCGGTCACGGAACTCCTCCACGACGCCATGACCTCGCGGCGCGGCCCGTACTCCGTCGAGGACACCGAGCAGAGCCTCGGCGGCGAGGACTTCTCCTGGTACCTGGAGCACGTGCCCGGCGCCATGGCCCGCCTCGGAGTCCGTACACCGGGCGAGCGCACCACCCGTGACCTGCACCGCGGTGACTTCGACGCAGACGAGTCGGCCATCACGGTCGGAGTCGAGCTCTTCACCGCGGCGGCCCTGCTGGACGCGATCCGCTAA
- a CDS encoding BMP family protein — MSRRTRFSQAAVAVTVIALAAVGCGKSSTDTGSDSKKSSSGYTGKGIGLAYDIGGKGDQSFNDAAFAGFQKAEAEFKIGGRDIEPQDGESDADKVQRLEQLAKSGYNPVIGVGFVYAPAIKEVAAKYPKITFGIIDDEQDKAANIADLVFHEEQSSYLAGVAAAKATKKNHIGFIGGVDIPLIHKFEAGFDQGAKSVNPKIKIESQYLTQTPQEGGFASPDKGKDAAAGQIEKGADVLYHAAGLSGQGVISQAAAKKVWAIGVDSDQYAQSSLAKYKDWILGSALKNVGGAVYDLAKSVVDGKPLNGVVRGDLKSGGVGFADTNPKYKAMPDVVAAVDKAKQDIIDGKVTVNTNP, encoded by the coding sequence ATGTCTCGGAGGACCAGGTTCTCCCAAGCAGCGGTGGCCGTCACGGTCATCGCCCTCGCGGCGGTCGGTTGTGGCAAGTCGAGCACCGACACGGGCAGCGACTCCAAGAAGAGCTCGTCGGGCTACACCGGGAAGGGGATCGGTCTCGCCTACGACATCGGCGGCAAGGGCGACCAGTCGTTCAACGACGCCGCGTTCGCCGGTTTCCAGAAGGCCGAGGCGGAGTTCAAGATCGGCGGCCGGGACATCGAGCCGCAGGACGGCGAGTCCGACGCCGACAAGGTGCAGCGCCTGGAGCAGCTGGCCAAGTCCGGCTACAACCCGGTGATCGGCGTCGGCTTCGTCTACGCGCCGGCGATCAAGGAAGTCGCGGCCAAGTACCCGAAGATCACCTTCGGCATCATCGACGACGAGCAGGACAAGGCGGCGAACATCGCCGACCTGGTCTTCCACGAGGAGCAGTCGTCCTACCTCGCGGGTGTCGCGGCGGCGAAGGCCACCAAGAAGAACCACATCGGCTTCATCGGCGGCGTGGACATCCCGCTGATCCACAAGTTCGAGGCGGGCTTCGACCAGGGTGCCAAGTCGGTCAACCCGAAGATCAAGATCGAGTCGCAGTACCTGACGCAGACCCCCCAGGAGGGTGGCTTCGCCAGCCCCGACAAGGGCAAGGACGCGGCGGCCGGTCAGATCGAGAAGGGCGCCGACGTGCTCTACCACGCGGCCGGTCTCTCCGGTCAGGGCGTGATCTCCCAGGCCGCCGCCAAGAAGGTGTGGGCCATCGGTGTCGACTCCGACCAGTACGCGCAGAGCTCTCTGGCCAAGTACAAGGACTGGATCCTCGGCTCGGCCCTGAAGAACGTCGGCGGCGCCGTGTACGACCTGGCCAAGTCCGTCGTCGACGGCAAGCCGCTGAACGGCGTCGTGCGCGGTGACCTGAAGTCGGGCGGCGTGGGCTTCGCCGACACCAACCCGAAGTACAAGGCCATGCCGGACGTCGTCGCGGCGGTCGACAAGGCCAAGCAGGACATCATCGACGGCAAGGTCACCGTCAACACGAACCCGTGA
- a CDS encoding BMP family protein: MRRVSRIAVAGVATASLAVALSACGGSSTDASSGGSAKGKGIGLAYDIGGKGDQSFNDAAFAGFQKAEKDLKIGGRDIEPQDGESDADKVQRLEQLAKSGYNPVIGVGFVYAPAIKEVAAKYPKITFGIIDDDQDKAANVADMVFHEEEASYLAGVAAAKSTKKDHIGFIGGVDIPLIHKFQAGYVQGAKSVNPKIKIESQYLTQTPQEGGFASPDKGKDAAEGQIDAGADVLYAAAGLSGQGVIQSAAAHKVWAIGVDSDQYKQNALAKYKDYILTSATKDVAGAVFNLAKSVQDGKPATGVVRASLATGGVGLADSNPAFKNNADLQAALKKAEAGIKDGSITVKTS; the protein is encoded by the coding sequence ATGCGCCGGGTGTCCCGAATCGCGGTTGCGGGCGTTGCAACCGCATCCCTCGCCGTTGCTCTCTCCGCCTGTGGCGGCTCGTCCACCGATGCCTCGAGCGGCGGCTCGGCCAAGGGTAAGGGCATCGGTCTCGCGTACGACATCGGCGGCAAGGGCGACCAGTCGTTCAACGACGCCGCGTTCGCCGGTTTCCAGAAGGCCGAGAAGGACCTCAAGATCGGCGGCCGGGACATCGAGCCGCAGGACGGCGAGTCCGACGCCGACAAGGTGCAGCGCCTGGAGCAGCTGGCCAAGTCGGGTTACAACCCGGTGATCGGCGTCGGCTTCGTCTACGCGCCGGCGATCAAGGAAGTCGCGGCCAAGTACCCGAAGATCACCTTCGGCATCATCGACGACGACCAGGACAAGGCCGCGAACGTCGCGGACATGGTCTTCCACGAGGAGGAGGCCTCCTACCTGGCGGGCGTGGCCGCGGCCAAGTCCACCAAGAAGGACCACATCGGCTTCATCGGCGGCGTGGACATCCCGCTGATCCACAAGTTCCAGGCCGGTTACGTCCAGGGTGCCAAGTCGGTCAACCCGAAGATCAAGATCGAGTCGCAGTACCTGACGCAGACCCCCCAGGAGGGTGGCTTCGCCAGCCCCGACAAGGGCAAGGACGCCGCCGAGGGTCAGATCGACGCGGGCGCCGACGTGCTCTACGCCGCCGCGGGCCTGTCCGGTCAGGGCGTCATCCAGTCCGCCGCCGCGCACAAGGTGTGGGCCATCGGCGTCGACTCGGACCAGTACAAGCAGAACGCGCTGGCCAAGTACAAGGACTACATCCTGACCTCGGCCACCAAGGACGTCGCCGGGGCGGTCTTCAACCTCGCGAAGTCGGTGCAGGACGGCAAGCCCGCGACCGGCGTCGTCCGCGCCAGCCTCGCCACCGGCGGTGTCGGCCTCGCCGACTCGAACCCGGCGTTCAAGAACAACGCCGACCTGCAGGCCGCGCTGAAGAAGGCCGAGGCCGGCATCAAGGACGGCTCGATCACGGTCAAGACCTCCTGA
- a CDS encoding ABC transporter ATP-binding protein, translated as MDASSSPPLTAQSTAVELAGITKRFPGVVANHDIHLSVRKGTVHALVGENGAGKSTLMKILYGMQKPDEGTIAVDGEQVSFSSPADAITRGIGMVHQHFMLADNLTVLENVVLGSEKLYGIGGGARKKIKEISDRYGLNVRPDVLVESLGVAERQRVEILKVLFRGARTLILDEPTAVLVPQEVDALFDNLRELKSEGLAVIFISHKLGEVLSVADEITVIRRGTTVGTAVPAETTPRQLAEMMVGSELPTPETAESTVTDKPVIEVEGLTAYAEGGASLGELAEPTGAGLVTEAKAETAAAVRRVLDDVTFTIHAGEVMGIAGVEGNGQTELIDALIGLKHADAGSVSFLGEEITGWPTRKRREQGIGYIPEDRHRHGLLLESSLWENRILGHVTERPNAKGFWLDIKGAQEDTRRIVEEYDVRTPGIDVTAASLSGGNQQKLIVGREMSHKPRFLIAAHPTRGVDVGAQAAIWDQIREARREGLAVLLISADLDELIGLSDTLRVIYNGRLVADADPATVTPEELGSAMTGAASGHLEHVAESAAPEDEAR; from the coding sequence ATCGACGCGTCCAGCAGCCCTCCCCTCACCGCGCAGTCGACAGCGGTCGAGCTGGCGGGGATCACCAAGCGGTTCCCGGGTGTGGTGGCCAACCACGACATCCATCTGAGTGTCCGCAAAGGGACGGTCCACGCCCTCGTCGGCGAGAACGGTGCCGGCAAGTCGACGCTGATGAAGATCCTCTACGGCATGCAGAAGCCGGACGAGGGGACGATCGCCGTCGACGGTGAGCAGGTCAGCTTCTCGTCGCCCGCCGACGCCATCACGCGCGGCATCGGCATGGTCCACCAGCACTTCATGCTCGCCGACAACCTCACCGTCCTGGAGAACGTCGTCCTGGGCAGCGAGAAGCTGTACGGCATCGGCGGCGGCGCCCGTAAGAAGATCAAGGAGATCTCGGACCGGTACGGGCTGAACGTCCGCCCGGACGTGCTCGTCGAGAGCCTCGGCGTCGCCGAGCGCCAGCGCGTCGAGATCCTCAAGGTCCTCTTCCGCGGCGCCCGCACCCTGATCCTGGACGAGCCCACTGCCGTACTGGTGCCGCAGGAGGTCGACGCGCTCTTCGACAACCTGCGCGAGCTCAAGTCCGAGGGCCTGGCCGTCATCTTCATCTCGCACAAGCTGGGCGAGGTCCTGTCGGTCGCCGACGAGATCACGGTCATCCGGCGCGGTACGACGGTCGGTACCGCCGTTCCGGCCGAGACCACCCCCCGCCAGCTCGCCGAGATGATGGTCGGCAGTGAGCTGCCGACCCCGGAGACCGCCGAGTCGACCGTCACGGACAAGCCGGTGATCGAGGTCGAGGGCCTCACCGCCTACGCCGAGGGCGGCGCCTCCCTCGGCGAGCTCGCCGAGCCGACGGGCGCGGGTCTGGTCACGGAAGCCAAGGCCGAGACCGCCGCCGCGGTGCGACGCGTTCTCGACGACGTCACCTTCACCATCCACGCGGGCGAGGTCATGGGCATCGCGGGTGTCGAGGGCAACGGCCAGACCGAGCTCATCGACGCGCTGATCGGCCTCAAGCACGCCGACGCGGGCTCCGTCTCCTTCCTCGGCGAGGAGATCACCGGCTGGCCCACCCGCAAGCGCCGCGAGCAGGGCATCGGCTACATCCCCGAGGACCGTCACCGCCACGGCCTGCTGCTGGAGTCCTCGCTCTGGGAGAACCGCATCCTCGGCCATGTCACCGAGCGCCCCAACGCCAAGGGCTTCTGGCTCGACATCAAGGGCGCCCAGGAGGACACCCGGCGGATCGTCGAGGAGTACGACGTCCGCACCCCCGGCATCGACGTCACCGCCGCCTCTCTCTCCGGCGGCAACCAGCAGAAGCTGATCGTCGGCCGCGAGATGAGCCACAAGCCGCGCTTCCTGATCGCCGCCCACCCCACCCGCGGTGTGGACGTCGGCGCGCAGGCCGCGATCTGGGACCAGATCCGCGAGGCCCGCCGCGAAGGCCTGGCCGTACTGCTGATCTCGGCCGACCTGGACGAGCTGATCGGCCTGTCCGACACCCTCAGGGTGATCTACAACGGCAGGCTCGTGGCGGACGCCGACCCGGCGACCGTCACCCCGGAGGAACTCGGCTCGGCCATGACCGGCGCCGCCTCCGGACACCTGGAGCACGTAGCGGAAAGCGCCGCCCCGGAGGACGAGGCCCGATGA
- a CDS encoding ABC transporter permease has translation MKKFDKERVLLAVAGPVIALVTAIALTSVVLLASGKSAFEPYSLMLQQATYSDTQVLIVNQASLYYIAALGVAIGFRMNLFNIGVDGQYRLGAMMTAVVGAHLALPSFLQIPVLMIVAMCTGAFWAGIAGLLKVTRGVSEVVATIMLNAIATSLIGYLTAENIWGVQVGNNNTTGIMKKSGWFPGINLGSDVGEIYGMVFLAVLLGVLYWLVLNRTRFGFDLRATGASEEAAAASGVDAKRMVLTAMLISGAIAGLSGLPLLLGDAHTYSLSFPAGLGFTAIGIALLGRNNPGGIALAALLWAFLDKASPALDYATPVAYEKEIATIMQGLIVFAVVISYEAVRVWGLRRQQKRVGEELAAAAAANNNSPKEVAAR, from the coding sequence ATGAAGAAGTTCGACAAGGAGCGCGTGCTCCTCGCGGTGGCCGGCCCGGTCATCGCGCTCGTCACGGCGATCGCACTGACCTCGGTCGTGCTGCTCGCCTCGGGCAAGAGCGCGTTCGAGCCGTACTCCCTGATGCTTCAGCAGGCGACGTACTCCGACACCCAGGTACTGATCGTCAACCAGGCGTCGCTGTACTACATCGCGGCACTCGGTGTGGCCATCGGCTTCCGCATGAACCTGTTCAACATCGGTGTGGACGGTCAGTACCGCCTCGGCGCGATGATGACCGCGGTGGTCGGCGCGCACCTCGCGCTGCCGTCCTTCCTGCAGATCCCCGTGCTGATGATCGTCGCCATGTGCACGGGCGCCTTCTGGGCCGGCATCGCGGGCCTCCTGAAGGTCACCCGCGGAGTGAGCGAGGTCGTCGCGACGATCATGCTCAACGCGATCGCCACCAGCCTCATCGGCTACCTCACCGCGGAGAACATCTGGGGTGTGCAGGTCGGCAACAACAACACGACCGGCATCATGAAGAAGTCCGGCTGGTTCCCCGGCATCAACCTGGGCTCGGACGTCGGCGAGATCTACGGCATGGTCTTCCTCGCGGTCCTCCTGGGCGTCCTGTACTGGCTCGTCCTCAACCGCACCCGCTTCGGCTTCGACCTGCGCGCCACCGGCGCCTCCGAGGAGGCCGCCGCCGCCTCCGGTGTCGACGCCAAGCGGATGGTGCTCACCGCGATGCTGATCTCCGGCGCGATCGCCGGTCTCTCCGGGCTGCCGCTTCTCCTCGGCGACGCCCACACCTACAGCCTGAGCTTCCCCGCCGGCCTCGGCTTCACCGCCATCGGCATCGCGCTGCTCGGCCGCAACAACCCGGGCGGCATCGCCCTCGCCGCACTCCTGTGGGCCTTCCTCGACAAGGCGTCCCCGGCTCTCGACTACGCGACCCCGGTGGCGTACGAGAAGGAGATCGCCACGATCATGCAGGGCCTGATCGTCTTCGCGGTCGTCATCTCGTACGAGGCCGTACGTGTCTGGGGCCTGCGTCGCCAGCAGAAGCGGGTCGGCGAGGAACTGGCCGCCGCGGCCGCCGCCAACAACAACTCCCCGAAGGAGGTGGCTGCCCGATGA
- a CDS encoding ABC transporter permease: MSTATVAKPQAQQPGKGSRRMSLPVLLLVIAGVLILTSIVRLITGAEGITSTGQMSTALRLAVPIGLAGLGGLWAERAGVVNIGLEGMMILGTWFGAWAGYQWGPWTGVAFGIIGGCLGGILHAIATVTFNVNHIVSGVAINILALGTTRYLSKFTFEDAPQGSSKQSPPIDSLGTFDIPGLSSWLSTINGKHWFLVSDIAGLLGGLVTDLSPLTLVAVALVPATWWVLWRTAFGLRLRSCGENPVAAESLGVNVYKYKYIAVIISGGFAGLGGAFLSIVASNVYLDGQTAGRGYIGLAAMIFGNWMPGGLALGAGLFGYTDSLNLRGGGTNVHALILLLAILLVFAVAYLAWKKRVVPAVVTAVVSALMFVWYLATDEVPQQFVSATPYVVTLLVLSLSAQHLRMPKADGLPYRRGQGK; this comes from the coding sequence ATGAGCACCGCGACCGTCGCCAAGCCGCAGGCGCAGCAGCCCGGCAAGGGCAGCCGCCGAATGTCCCTACCGGTACTCCTGCTCGTCATCGCGGGTGTACTGATCCTGACCTCGATCGTCCGCCTGATCACCGGCGCCGAGGGCATCACCTCCACCGGACAGATGTCCACGGCGCTGCGCCTCGCGGTGCCGATCGGCCTCGCGGGTCTCGGCGGTCTGTGGGCCGAGCGCGCGGGCGTCGTCAACATCGGCCTCGAGGGCATGATGATCCTCGGCACCTGGTTCGGCGCCTGGGCGGGCTACCAGTGGGGCCCGTGGACCGGTGTCGCCTTCGGCATCATCGGCGGCTGCCTCGGCGGCATCCTGCACGCCATCGCCACCGTGACCTTCAACGTCAACCACATCGTCTCCGGTGTGGCCATCAACATCCTGGCGCTCGGCACCACCCGCTACCTCTCCAAGTTCACCTTCGAGGACGCGCCGCAGGGCTCCTCCAAGCAGTCCCCGCCGATCGACTCGCTCGGCACCTTCGACATCCCAGGGCTCTCGAGCTGGCTGTCCACCATCAACGGGAAGCACTGGTTCCTGGTCTCGGACATCGCGGGCCTGCTCGGCGGACTGGTCACCGACCTGTCGCCGCTCACCCTCGTCGCGGTGGCCCTCGTCCCGGCGACCTGGTGGGTGCTGTGGCGCACGGCCTTCGGCCTGCGCCTGCGTTCCTGCGGTGAGAACCCGGTGGCCGCCGAGTCCCTCGGCGTCAACGTCTACAAGTACAAGTACATCGCCGTGATCATCTCGGGTGGCTTCGCCGGCCTCGGCGGCGCCTTCCTGTCCATCGTGGCGTCCAACGTCTACCTCGACGGTCAGACGGCCGGGCGCGGCTACATCGGTCTCGCCGCGATGATCTTCGGTAACTGGATGCCGGGCGGCCTCGCCCTCGGCGCGGGCCTGTTCGGCTACACCGACAGCCTCAACCTGCGCGGCGGCGGCACCAACGTGCACGCGCTGATCCTGCTCCTCGCGATCCTGCTGGTGTTCGCCGTGGCCTACCTGGCCTGGAAGAAGCGGGTCGTGCCCGCGGTCGTCACCGCCGTGGTCTCGGCGCTGATGTTCGTCTGGTACCTCGCCACCGACGAGGTCCCGCAGCAGTTCGTGAGCGCCACTCCGTACGTCGTGACCCTGCTCGTGCTCTCGCTGTCCGCCCAGCATCTGCGGATGCCGAAGGCGGACGGCCTGCCGTACCGGAGAGGACAGGGCAAGTGA
- a CDS encoding cytidine deaminase, protein MTSPEAGSAAPGSQEAGSADADWEALRELARDAMSRAYAPYSGFPVGVAALVDDGRTVTGCNVENASYGLGLCAECGLVSQLQNSGGGRLTHFTCVDGRGEILVPCGRCRQLLYEFGGPDLLVETPAGILPLSEMLPQAFGPENLTK, encoded by the coding sequence GTGACCTCCCCGGAGGCCGGATCCGCGGCGCCCGGATCTCAGGAAGCCGGATCCGCGGACGCCGACTGGGAGGCCCTGCGGGAGCTCGCGCGGGACGCCATGTCCCGTGCCTACGCCCCCTATTCGGGGTTCCCGGTGGGTGTCGCGGCGCTCGTCGACGACGGCCGGACCGTCACCGGCTGCAACGTCGAGAACGCCTCGTACGGGCTCGGGCTGTGCGCCGAGTGCGGTCTCGTCTCCCAGCTGCAGAACAGCGGGGGCGGCCGGCTGACGCACTTCACCTGCGTCGACGGGCGGGGCGAGATCCTCGTGCCGTGCGGCCGCTGCCGCCAGCTGCTGTACGAGTTCGGCGGCCCCGACCTGCTCGTGGAGACGCCGGCCGGGATCCTGCCGCTCTCCGAGATGCTGCCGCAGGCCTTCGGGCCGGAGAATCTCACCAAGTAA
- a CDS encoding thymidine phosphorylase — translation MAMDAVSVIRTKRDRGELSDPQIDWVIDAYTRGEVADYQMAALNMAILLNGMNRREIARWTAAMIASGERMEFSSLSRPTADKHSTGGVGDKITLPLAPLVAACGAAVPQLSGRGLGHTGGTLDKLESIPGWRALLSNEEMLHVLDTTGAVICAAGDGLAPADKKLYALRDVTGTVEAIPLIASSIMSKKIAEGTGSLVLDVKVGTGAFMKTIEDARELASTMVGLGTDHGVRTVALLTDMSTPLGLTAGNALEVRESVEVLAGGGPSDVVELTIALAREMLDAAGVKDADPAKALADGSAMDVWRRMIAAQGGDPDAELPTSREQHVVTAASSGVLTRLDAYDIGIAAWRLGAGRARKEDPVQAAAGVELHAKPGDTVTAGQPLLTLHTDTPERFAYALESVEGSYDIGAPGTEFKANPIVLDRIA, via the coding sequence ATGGCCATGGACGCCGTCTCCGTCATCCGCACCAAGCGGGACCGCGGTGAGCTCAGCGACCCGCAGATCGACTGGGTCATCGACGCGTACACCCGCGGCGAGGTCGCCGACTACCAGATGGCCGCCCTCAACATGGCGATCCTGCTCAACGGCATGAACCGCCGCGAGATCGCCCGCTGGACCGCCGCGATGATCGCGTCGGGCGAGCGCATGGAGTTCTCCTCGCTGTCCCGTCCGACCGCCGACAAGCACTCCACGGGCGGCGTCGGTGACAAGATCACGCTCCCGCTGGCTCCGCTGGTCGCGGCCTGCGGTGCCGCGGTGCCGCAGCTGTCCGGGCGCGGCCTCGGCCACACCGGCGGCACGCTCGACAAGCTGGAGTCGATCCCCGGCTGGCGGGCCCTGCTCTCCAACGAGGAGATGCTGCACGTCCTCGACACCACGGGCGCGGTCATCTGCGCGGCGGGCGACGGTCTGGCCCCCGCGGACAAGAAGCTCTATGCCCTCCGTGACGTCACGGGCACGGTGGAGGCGATCCCGCTGATCGCGTCCTCGATCATGTCGAAGAAGATCGCCGAGGGTACGGGCTCGCTGGTGCTCGACGTGAAGGTGGGCACCGGCGCCTTCATGAAGACCATCGAGGACGCCCGGGAACTGGCCTCCACGATGGTCGGCCTGGGCACCGACCACGGGGTGCGCACGGTCGCGCTGCTGACCGACATGTCGACCCCGCTGGGCCTGACGGCCGGCAACGCGCTCGAGGTACGGGAGTCCGTCGAGGTACTGGCCGGCGGCGGCCCCTCGGACGTCGTCGAACTCACCATCGCCCTGGCGCGCGAGATGCTGGACGCGGCGGGCGTGAAGGACGCGGACCCGGCGAAGGCCCTCGCCGACGGATCCGCGATGGACGTCTGGCGCCGCATGATCGCCGCGCAGGGCGGTGACCCGGACGCCGAACTCCCCACCTCGCGCGAGCAGCACGTGGTGACGGCGGCGTCCTCGGGCGTGCTGACCCGCCTCGACGCGTACGACATCGGCATCGCCGCCTGGCGGCTGGGTGCCGGGCGTGCTCGCAAGGAGGACCCGGTGCAGGCGGCCGCCGGCGTCGAGCTGCACGCCAAGCCCGGTGACACCGTCACCGCGGGCCAGCCCCTGCTGACCCTCCACACCGACACCCCCGAGCGCTTCGCGTACGCGCTGGAGTCGGTCGAGGGTTCGTACGACATCGGGGCCCCGGGCACGGAGTTCAAGGCGAACCCGATCGTGCTGGACCGGATCGCCTGA